The proteins below are encoded in one region of Clostridium fermenticellae:
- a CDS encoding DUF362 domain-containing protein, which yields MPNLLLPYLKEKVSGNNTLGVPVCLFGNRNFDDGLMELRNVMWTNGFYPITGGAFVGEHSFSRILGEGRPDEEDMALAVQLGQKTADKIKNLQQLPNEPVTVVGCDPIRPYYVPQDRYGHSINILKVKPKTDPNKCIKCGLCARICPMGAIDPADVFSVPGKCIKCCACVKRCPMGAKYYDDKGYLYHQHELEEIYIRRADSQIFM from the coding sequence GTGCCTAACCTACTGTTGCCATATCTTAAAGAAAAGGTAAGTGGTAACAATACGCTGGGAGTGCCTGTATGTTTGTTTGGCAATCGAAATTTTGACGATGGATTGATGGAATTACGCAATGTTATGTGGACTAACGGATTCTATCCTATAACTGGAGGTGCATTTGTGGGTGAACACTCCTTTTCACGAATCCTGGGAGAAGGGCGTCCCGATGAGGAGGATATGGCATTGGCTGTGCAACTTGGACAAAAGACTGCTGATAAGATAAAAAACTTGCAACAGCTGCCTAATGAACCAGTAACTGTGGTTGGATGTGATCCCATTAGACCGTACTATGTTCCACAAGATCGTTATGGTCACTCTATTAATATCTTAAAGGTGAAGCCTAAAACTGATCCAAACAAGTGCATCAAGTGTGGTTTGTGTGCCCGTATCTGTCCAATGGGTGCTATTGACCCTGCAGATGTGTTTTCTGTGCCTGGTAAGTGTATTAAGTGCTGTGCTTGTGTAAAAAGATGTCCAATGGGTGCCAAGTATTATGATGACAAGGGTTACCTTTACCATCAGCATGAATTGGAGGAGATTTATATTAGGCGAGCTGACAGCCAGATTTTTATGTGA
- a CDS encoding radical SAM protein, with protein sequence MKRYNIINNKNKRELVLLKASPCIWGHCSFCDYIDDNSLDTKSNEILNREVLKNISGKYKSLEVINSGSCFELPKKTLDDIKSIVISKGINKLFFEGHWIYRFRLSEMENFFKVPIIFKCGIETFNNKFRNEFLNKGAVFSSPLEVSKYFKSICLMVGIKGQTTDMIKKDIEYLLKYFKYGCINIYTENSTPIKRDDKLIQWFRENYSFLDNMDNIEILWNNSDFGVGGN encoded by the coding sequence ATGAAACGCTACAATATAATCAATAACAAAAATAAAAGAGAACTTGTCTTGTTAAAAGCATCTCCATGTATCTGGGGGCATTGTTCATTTTGTGACTACATAGATGACAACAGTCTTGATACTAAGTCCAATGAAATTCTAAATCGAGAAGTTCTAAAAAACATTTCTGGAAAATATAAATCACTTGAAGTTATAAACTCTGGCAGTTGCTTTGAACTTCCTAAAAAAACTTTAGATGATATAAAATCCATAGTTATATCTAAAGGTATAAATAAACTATTTTTTGAAGGTCACTGGATATATAGATTCAGGCTCTCCGAAATGGAGAATTTCTTTAAAGTTCCAATTATATTTAAATGTGGAATAGAAACTTTCAATAACAAATTTAGAAATGAATTTTTAAACAAAGGTGCTGTATTTTCAAGTCCTCTAGAAGTATCAAAATATTTCAAATCAATATGTCTAATGGTCGGCATAAAAGGTCAGACTACAGATATGATAAAAAAGGACATAGAGTACTTACTTAAGTATTTCAAATATGGTTGTATAAACATATATACAGAAAATTCAACTCCTATTAAAAGAGATGATAAATTAATACAGTGGTTTAGAGAAAATTACAGTTTTCTTGATAATATGGACAATATAGAAATTCTTTGGAATAATTCAGATTTTGGAGTTGGAGGTAATTAA